From the genome of Streptomyces sp. NBC_01341, one region includes:
- a CDS encoding damage-control phosphatase ARMT1 family protein, producing MGDERTVSGTTRDSGLPPVITCREPGTFAWGVLAERHPALIEQVRDAFPYGPGPHRALDDLRHEIIHGVVEPPGAASPDRGFWLDQGREYFGRPWFDAPFLWAESYFYRRLLQAVGYFDEGPWQGIDPFAPFKRAELRGDTVDEELRSLDGLAALPAGERAAALLQASLWGNRADLGFRSSADEPSLGEPDHSLVADDTGELWSLLPAGGRATVAVIADNTGRELIPDLILIDHLLEHRHADRVVLYVKPRPYYVSDAMTADVVDCLRRLSGAPGEAGVIGRRVWEAMGAGRVDVRTHAFFCAPFPYELMPEDLRAELAAATMTILKGDLNYRRLVGDRLWPPTTPFADVTAYFPGPVAALRTLKSDVVVGLDVPTLERLETSGRAWRTSGTHALVQVRAGRGGPLSAARRAG from the coding sequence ATGGGCGACGAACGAACGGTTTCCGGGACCACGCGGGACTCAGGGCTGCCACCGGTGATCACATGCCGGGAGCCGGGCACCTTCGCCTGGGGTGTGCTGGCCGAGCGCCATCCGGCGCTCATCGAACAGGTGCGGGACGCCTTCCCCTACGGTCCCGGCCCGCACCGTGCCCTCGACGACCTGCGTCACGAGATCATCCACGGTGTCGTCGAACCGCCGGGTGCCGCGAGTCCGGACCGGGGGTTCTGGCTGGACCAGGGGCGTGAGTACTTCGGGCGCCCCTGGTTCGACGCCCCGTTCCTCTGGGCGGAGAGCTACTTCTACCGCAGACTCCTGCAGGCAGTCGGCTACTTCGACGAGGGGCCTTGGCAGGGCATCGACCCCTTCGCACCGTTCAAACGGGCCGAACTGCGCGGCGACACGGTGGACGAGGAGCTCAGGTCTCTGGACGGCCTCGCCGCTCTCCCCGCGGGTGAGCGGGCGGCAGCCCTCCTCCAGGCCTCGCTCTGGGGGAACCGCGCCGACCTGGGCTTCCGCTCCTCCGCGGACGAGCCGTCCCTCGGCGAGCCGGACCACAGCCTGGTCGCCGACGACACGGGGGAGCTGTGGTCGCTGCTGCCCGCCGGCGGGCGGGCCACCGTCGCCGTCATCGCGGACAACACCGGTCGCGAGCTCATCCCCGACCTGATCCTCATCGACCATCTGCTCGAACACCGGCACGCGGACCGGGTGGTGCTCTATGTGAAGCCCCGTCCCTACTACGTCTCCGACGCGATGACGGCCGACGTCGTCGACTGCCTCCGCCGTCTGAGCGGCGCCCCCGGTGAAGCGGGTGTGATCGGCAGGCGTGTCTGGGAGGCCATGGGAGCGGGCCGGGTCGACGTGCGAACCCACGCCTTCTTCTGCGCCCCGTTCCCGTACGAGCTGATGCCCGAGGATCTCCGGGCCGAACTGGCCGCCGCCACGATGACGATCCTGAAGGGCGACCTCAACTACCGTCGGCTCGTGGGTGACCGGCTCTGGCCGCCGACGACGCCGTTCGCCGATGTCACCGCGTACTTCCCCGGCCCTGTCGCGGCGCTGCGGACGCTGAAGTCCGATGTCGTGGTGGGGCTGGACGTGCCCACCCTGGAACGCCTGGAGACATCCGGCCGTGCCTGGCGTACCAGCGGCACGCACGCCTTGGTCCAGGTGCGCGCCGGGCGGGGCGGCCCGCTCAGCGCGGCACGCCGTGCCGGGTGA
- a CDS encoding TetR/AcrR family transcriptional regulator produces the protein MTAPMSPLSGPPDPGGTRTSLTLAAVGEPERLRADAARNRALLLEAASRLLAECGAADLTMESVAAAAGVGKGTVFRRFKDRTGLLIALLDHRESLLQATFLSGPPPMGPDAPAAERLHAFGPAVMRHERDHHELILASRTDPLRAFAIPAYRLRLSHVAMLVHRTGVAGNPELLAHSLLASIDTPLVHHLACERGVPLAQLEQGWHDLVTRHGVPR, from the coding sequence ATGACCGCCCCCATGTCCCCGCTGTCCGGGCCGCCCGACCCCGGCGGGACGCGCACAAGCCTCACGCTCGCGGCCGTGGGCGAACCCGAGCGTCTCCGGGCGGACGCGGCACGCAATCGCGCCCTCCTGCTGGAAGCCGCTTCGCGGCTGCTGGCGGAGTGCGGGGCCGCAGACCTCACCATGGAGTCGGTGGCAGCGGCGGCCGGAGTCGGGAAGGGCACCGTCTTCCGGCGCTTCAAGGACCGCACCGGTCTGCTCATCGCGCTCCTCGACCACCGCGAGTCACTGCTCCAGGCGACGTTCCTCTCAGGGCCTCCCCCCATGGGGCCGGACGCCCCGGCCGCCGAGCGGCTGCACGCGTTCGGCCCGGCCGTCATGCGCCACGAGCGCGATCACCACGAACTCATCCTGGCCTCACGCACCGATCCGCTGCGCGCCTTCGCCATCCCCGCCTACCGGCTGCGGCTCAGCCACGTCGCGATGCTGGTGCACCGAACGGGCGTGGCCGGGAATCCGGAACTGCTCGCCCACTCGCTCCTCGCATCGATCGACACCCCCCTCGTCCACCACCTGGCCTGCGAACGCGGCGTGCCGCTCGCACAGTTGGAACAGGGCTGGCACGACCTCGTCACCCGGCACGGCGTGCCGCGCTGA
- a CDS encoding NAD(P)H-dependent oxidoreductase: MSVRILALVGSLRAGSHNRQLAEAAAKHAPEGVEVELYEGLVDVPFYNEDIDVEGDVPAAAARLREAAGQADAFLLFSPEYNGTMPAVLKNAIDWLSRPRGAGALTAKPVAVVGTAFGQFGGVWAQDEARKALGLAGASVLADVKLSIPGSVIRFAELHPADDAEVVTSLTEVLGQIAKSTAAAA, encoded by the coding sequence ATGTCTGTACGCATTCTTGCTCTCGTCGGCAGCCTCCGCGCCGGCTCCCACAACCGCCAGCTCGCCGAGGCGGCGGCCAAGCACGCGCCCGAGGGCGTCGAGGTCGAGCTCTACGAGGGCCTCGTGGACGTCCCGTTCTACAACGAGGACATCGACGTCGAGGGCGACGTGCCTGCCGCGGCCGCCCGGCTGCGCGAGGCGGCCGGCCAGGCCGACGCGTTCCTGCTGTTCTCGCCGGAGTACAACGGCACGATGCCGGCCGTCCTGAAGAACGCGATCGACTGGCTGTCGCGCCCGCGCGGCGCCGGCGCCCTCACCGCCAAGCCGGTCGCCGTGGTCGGTACCGCCTTCGGCCAGTTCGGTGGCGTGTGGGCCCAGGACGAGGCGCGCAAAGCGCTCGGCCTCGCCGGCGCGTCCGTTCTCGCCGACGTCAAGCTCTCCATCCCGGGTTCCGTGATCCGCTTCGCGGAGCTCCACCCGGCCGATGACGCCGAGGTCGTCACTTCGCTGACCGAGGTTCTCGGCCAGATCGCCAAGAGCACCGCAGCTGCTGCCTGA
- a CDS encoding DUF1330 domain-containing protein — protein MTAYAIAHLAEADPHPEIIEYVERIAGTFEPYGGRFLVHATPHEVKEGSWPGHVVLIGFPGISEARAWWDSPAYQAIAPLRSRHIEGDIIMVEGVPEGYDPTATAKAMREGLPTE, from the coding sequence ATGACCGCGTACGCCATAGCCCACCTCGCAGAGGCCGACCCCCACCCGGAGATCATCGAGTACGTCGAGCGCATCGCCGGCACCTTCGAGCCGTACGGGGGGCGCTTCCTGGTGCACGCCACACCGCACGAGGTGAAGGAGGGCAGCTGGCCCGGGCACGTCGTGCTGATCGGCTTCCCGGGTATCTCGGAGGCACGGGCCTGGTGGGACTCACCCGCCTACCAGGCGATCGCGCCCCTGCGCTCACGGCACATCGAGGGCGACATCATCATGGTCGAAGGCGTCCCCGAGGGATACGACCCGACCGCCACCGCGAAGGCGATGCGCGAGGGCCTGCCCACCGAGTAG
- a CDS encoding metallophosphoesterase, whose protein sequence is MRARYGVPLKATAVGAAVGAAGLVYAAGFEARSFRLRRIAIPVLPHGARPLRVLQVSDVHMVSGQRKKRAWLQSLAGLRPDFVVNTGDNLSDPEAVPELLDALGPLMEFPGVYVFGSNDYYGPKLRNPALYLLEKMQGKHGLNGNAPAVNVVHNPWEPMRDAFDEAGWLNLTNTRGRIKADGLEIAFTGLDDPHIKRDRYAEVAGGPETGADLSIGVVHAPYLRTLDAFTADGYPLILAGHTHGGQLCIPFYGALVTNCDLDTDRVKGLSAHTVGERRAYLHVSAGCGTNRYTPVRFACPPEATLLTLTPRD, encoded by the coding sequence ATGCGCGCACGCTACGGAGTACCCCTGAAAGCAACGGCAGTCGGCGCTGCGGTCGGCGCCGCCGGTCTCGTGTACGCCGCCGGATTCGAGGCACGGTCGTTCCGGCTGCGCCGGATCGCGATTCCCGTACTCCCCCACGGGGCACGCCCGTTGCGCGTACTCCAGGTCTCCGACGTCCACATGGTGAGCGGTCAGCGCAAGAAGCGCGCGTGGCTGCAGTCACTGGCGGGCCTCCGGCCGGACTTCGTGGTGAACACCGGCGACAACCTCTCCGACCCGGAGGCCGTGCCCGAGCTGCTCGACGCGCTCGGCCCGCTGATGGAGTTCCCCGGGGTCTATGTCTTCGGATCCAACGACTACTACGGGCCGAAGCTCCGCAACCCCGCGCTCTACCTCCTGGAGAAAATGCAGGGCAAGCACGGCCTGAACGGCAACGCCCCGGCGGTCAACGTGGTCCACAACCCGTGGGAGCCGATGCGGGATGCCTTCGACGAGGCGGGCTGGCTGAACCTGACCAACACCCGGGGGCGGATCAAGGCCGACGGCCTCGAGATCGCCTTCACCGGCCTGGACGACCCGCACATCAAGCGGGACCGTTACGCCGAGGTCGCCGGCGGCCCCGAGACGGGCGCTGACCTCTCGATCGGTGTCGTCCACGCCCCCTACCTGCGCACCCTGGACGCCTTCACGGCGGACGGCTACCCCTTGATCCTGGCGGGCCACACCCACGGCGGGCAGCTCTGCATCCCCTTCTACGGAGCCCTCGTCACCAACTGCGACCTGGACACGGACCGGGTGAAGGGCCTCTCCGCCCACACCGTCGGCGAGCGGCGTGCCTACCTCCACGTCTCGGCCGGCTGCGGCACCAACCGCTACACCCCCGTCCGGTTCGCCTGCCCCCCCGAGGCGACCCTGCTGACACTGACCCCCCGGGACTGA
- a CDS encoding GatB/YqeY domain-containing protein, whose translation MTTLKSKLKEDLTTAMKARDELTSSTLRLTLTAITKEEVSGKTARELSDDEVQKVIAKEAKKRREAAEAFAQGGRTEQAEREKAEGELLDAYLPKQLSDDELDVIVAQAVQEAKGAGAEGPRAMGAVMKIVNPKVAGLADGGRVAAAVKKLLAG comes from the coding sequence ATGACCACGCTCAAGTCCAAGCTCAAGGAAGACCTCACCACGGCCATGAAGGCGCGTGACGAGCTCACCTCGTCCACCCTCCGGCTCACCCTCACCGCAATCACCAAGGAAGAGGTCAGCGGCAAGACGGCGCGCGAACTCTCCGACGACGAGGTGCAGAAGGTGATCGCCAAGGAGGCGAAGAAGCGCCGAGAGGCGGCCGAGGCCTTCGCGCAGGGTGGCCGGACCGAGCAGGCCGAGCGGGAGAAGGCGGAGGGCGAACTGCTCGACGCCTACCTGCCCAAGCAGCTCTCCGACGACGAGCTGGACGTGATCGTCGCGCAGGCCGTCCAGGAGGCGAAGGGCGCCGGCGCCGAGGGGCCGCGGGCCATGGGCGCCGTCATGAAGATCGTCAACCCGAAGGTGGCCGGGCTCGCCGACGGGGGCCGGGTGGCCGCCGCGGTGAAGAAGCTGCTCGCGGGCTGA
- a CDS encoding transglycosylase domain-containing protein, whose translation MPKKRSGGGLTTTQQAAKFLGVAALSGAVLAGIALPAAGALGLAAKGTVEGFDEIPSNLKTPPLSQRTTILDNEGDMIATVYSRDRTVVPLKDISPYMQDAIVAIEDSRFYEHGAVDLKGILRAMNRNVQEGGAAQGASTLTQQYVKNVFVEEAGDDPDKVAEATQQTLGRKVRELKYAIQVEEELGKKKILENYLNITFFGQQAYGIEAASQRYFSKHAKDLTLEEAAMLAGLVQSPTRYDPVNDSQEATKRRNTVLQRMAAVGNISQDEADKAIAAPLKLKVKQPKNGCITAVEGSGFFCDYVRKTILTDPAFGKTDEERTKLWNLGGLTIRTTLSPRAQEAANEASTLKVNKTDKIAASVVQVQPGTGKILSMGQSRPYGLDQKKHETVLNLAVSNKMGGSTYGFQVGSTFKPITAAAALEKGVSPAQTFSTDWKMSVPKNKYTNCSGAQGGGDWSVQNELEEEKGTWDMTSALGKSINTYFALLEQKAGLCETVTMAKKVGYERGDSKQLVEEPAITLGSEVSTPLSMAATYAAFANRGTYCTPIAIQSIKDANGKKVPVPKSTCTSAMSEKTADTINAMLKGVVEDGTGTLAGLSDRDNAGKTGTTEERRDAWFVGYTPNLSTAVWVGSDGAKKVPMYNITIGGQYYDKVCGGCLPGPIWRTAMTGALEASETPSFNPVVLPRGKEKKEEEKGRDKGRGNENGGAGDDGKPDPIGGITFPPGVIGGNDGGGRGGNGP comes from the coding sequence ATGCCAAAGAAGCGCTCAGGCGGGGGTCTTACGACGACCCAGCAGGCCGCCAAGTTCCTCGGTGTCGCCGCACTCTCCGGAGCTGTCCTGGCAGGCATCGCGCTGCCGGCCGCCGGGGCACTGGGGCTCGCAGCCAAGGGAACGGTCGAGGGATTCGACGAGATTCCCTCGAACCTCAAGACCCCACCGCTGAGCCAGCGGACGACGATCCTGGACAACGAGGGCGACATGATCGCCACCGTCTACTCGCGTGACCGTACGGTCGTCCCGCTCAAGGACATCTCCCCGTACATGCAGGACGCGATCGTCGCGATCGAGGACTCACGCTTCTACGAGCACGGCGCGGTCGACCTCAAGGGCATCCTGCGAGCGATGAACCGCAACGTGCAGGAGGGCGGCGCCGCGCAGGGGGCGTCGACGCTCACCCAGCAGTACGTGAAGAACGTCTTCGTCGAGGAGGCGGGCGACGACCCGGACAAGGTCGCCGAGGCCACCCAGCAGACCCTGGGCCGCAAGGTACGTGAGCTGAAGTACGCGATCCAGGTCGAGGAGGAGCTCGGCAAGAAGAAGATCCTGGAGAACTACCTCAACATCACGTTCTTCGGGCAGCAGGCCTACGGCATCGAGGCCGCCTCACAGCGCTACTTCTCCAAGCACGCCAAGGACCTGACGCTGGAAGAGGCCGCGATGCTCGCCGGTCTCGTCCAGTCGCCGACCCGCTACGACCCGGTCAACGACTCGCAAGAAGCGACCAAGCGTCGTAACACCGTCCTGCAGCGCATGGCGGCGGTCGGCAACATCTCGCAGGACGAGGCCGACAAGGCCATCGCCGCCCCGCTCAAGCTCAAGGTCAAGCAGCCCAAGAACGGCTGCATCACGGCCGTGGAGGGTTCCGGGTTCTTCTGCGACTACGTGCGCAAGACGATCCTGACCGACCCCGCCTTCGGGAAGACGGACGAGGAACGCACGAAGCTGTGGAACCTCGGTGGCCTGACCATCAGGACCACGCTGTCCCCGCGGGCCCAGGAGGCGGCCAACGAGGCGTCCACCCTGAAGGTCAACAAGACCGACAAGATCGCTGCCTCGGTGGTGCAGGTCCAGCCGGGCACGGGCAAGATCCTGTCGATGGGCCAGTCACGCCCGTACGGCCTGGACCAGAAGAAGCACGAGACGGTGCTCAACCTGGCCGTCAGCAACAAGATGGGCGGCAGCACCTACGGCTTCCAGGTCGGCTCGACCTTCAAGCCGATCACCGCCGCTGCGGCTCTGGAGAAGGGCGTCAGCCCGGCACAGACCTTCTCGACGGACTGGAAGATGTCCGTCCCGAAGAACAAGTACACCAACTGCTCCGGGGCACAGGGCGGCGGCGACTGGTCCGTCCAGAACGAGCTGGAGGAGGAGAAGGGCACCTGGGACATGACGAGCGCGCTCGGCAAGTCCATCAACACCTACTTCGCCCTGCTGGAGCAGAAGGCCGGACTGTGCGAGACGGTCACCATGGCCAAGAAGGTGGGTTACGAGCGCGGTGACAGCAAGCAGCTCGTGGAGGAGCCCGCGATCACGCTCGGCAGTGAGGTGAGCACACCGCTCTCCATGGCCGCGACCTACGCCGCGTTCGCCAACCGGGGCACCTACTGCACGCCGATCGCCATCCAGTCGATCAAGGACGCCAACGGCAAGAAGGTGCCGGTGCCGAAGTCCACGTGCACGTCCGCGATGAGCGAGAAGACGGCGGACACGATCAACGCCATGCTCAAGGGTGTGGTCGAGGACGGCACGGGAACCCTGGCCGGCCTGTCGGACCGCGACAACGCGGGGAAGACGGGAACGACGGAAGAGCGCAGGGACGCGTGGTTCGTCGGCTACACCCCGAACCTCTCCACGGCGGTGTGGGTCGGTTCCGACGGCGCCAAGAAGGTGCCGATGTACAACATCACGATCGGCGGTCAGTACTACGACAAGGTCTGCGGTGGCTGTCTGCCCGGACCGATCTGGCGGACCGCGATGACCGGCGCGCTGGAAGCGTCGGAGACCCCCTCCTTCAACCCGGTCGTGCTGCCCCGTGGCAAGGAGAAGAAGGAAGAGGAGAAGGGGCGGGACAAGGGCCGGGGCAACGAGAACGGCGGTGCCGGTGACGACGGCAAGCCCGACCCCATCGGCGGCATCACCTTCCCGCCCGGCGTCATCGGTGGGAACGACGGCGGCGGTCGGGGCGGCAACGGTCCCTGA
- a CDS encoding WhiB family transcriptional regulator: MGWVTDWSAQAACRTTDPDELFVQGAAQNRAKAVCTGCPVRTECLADALDNRVEFGVWGGMTERERRALLRRRPTVTSWRRLLETARGEYERSTGLMPAGVGLDDGLHDDGLHDDELHETFAAVG, encoded by the coding sequence ATGGGCTGGGTAACCGACTGGAGTGCGCAGGCAGCCTGCCGCACTACCGATCCGGATGAATTGTTCGTACAAGGGGCAGCGCAGAACAGGGCCAAGGCGGTGTGCACCGGTTGTCCGGTGCGGACCGAATGCCTGGCCGACGCGCTGGACAATCGCGTCGAATTCGGCGTGTGGGGCGGGATGACGGAGCGGGAGCGACGCGCACTGCTGCGCCGGCGGCCCACCGTGACGTCCTGGCGCCGTCTGCTGGAGACCGCGCGCGGTGAATACGAGCGGTCCACGGGCTTGATGCCCGCAGGGGTGGGCCTGGACGACGGACTGCATGACGACGGCCTGCACGACGACGAACTGCACGAGACGTTCGCCGCTGTGGGGTAG
- a CDS encoding ArsA family ATPase, with the protein MTLGTDIAPGLDTDALLDDPGIRIVVCCGSGGVGKTTTAAALGVRAAERGRKVVVLTIDPARRLAQSMGIDRLDNVPRRVEDIEGEGELHAMMLDMKRTFDETVEAHTDAERARAILENPFYQSLSAGFAGTQEYMAMEKLGQLRARDEWDLIVVDTPPSRSALDFLDAPKRLGSFLDGKFIRVLIAPAKIGGRAGMKFLNVGMSMMTGTLGKLLGGQFLRDVQTFVAAMDSMFGGFRTRADATYKLLQAPGTAFLVVATPERDALREAAYFVERLAAEEMPLAGLVLNRVHGSEAARLSAERALAAAENLESAGIVDQTAGKAGLGDTADPAAAVPPEAPQPPLSPEPGDETHRHEPTQHDATPREHDTAAADDVSVEQLTAGLLRLHAERMQVVAREQHTRDRFTTLHPEVLVTEVAALPGDVHDLSGLRAIGERLATGSAPAGAA; encoded by the coding sequence ATGACGCTGGGCACGGACATCGCACCGGGGCTGGACACCGACGCGCTCCTGGACGATCCCGGCATCCGCATCGTCGTGTGCTGCGGGTCCGGGGGCGTGGGCAAGACCACGACCGCGGCGGCGCTCGGTGTGCGGGCCGCGGAGCGCGGCCGCAAGGTCGTCGTCCTCACCATCGACCCGGCCCGCCGTCTCGCGCAGTCGATGGGCATCGACCGGCTGGACAACGTCCCCCGCCGCGTCGAGGACATCGAGGGCGAGGGCGAACTGCACGCCATGATGCTCGACATGAAGCGCACCTTCGACGAGACGGTCGAGGCGCACACGGATGCCGAGCGGGCCCGCGCCATCCTGGAGAACCCCTTCTACCAGTCCCTGTCGGCCGGCTTCGCGGGCACACAGGAGTACATGGCGATGGAGAAGCTGGGGCAGCTGAGGGCTCGCGACGAGTGGGACCTGATCGTCGTCGACACCCCGCCGTCCCGGTCCGCCCTGGACTTCCTGGACGCGCCGAAACGTCTCGGCTCCTTCCTGGACGGCAAGTTCATCCGGGTACTGATCGCGCCGGCGAAGATCGGCGGCCGGGCCGGGATGAAGTTCCTCAACGTCGGGATGTCGATGATGACGGGAACGCTCGGCAAGCTGCTCGGCGGGCAGTTCCTGCGCGACGTACAGACCTTCGTCGCGGCGATGGACTCCATGTTCGGCGGATTCCGTACCCGGGCCGACGCCACGTACAAACTCCTCCAGGCGCCCGGTACGGCGTTCCTCGTGGTGGCCACGCCCGAGCGGGACGCGCTGCGTGAGGCCGCGTACTTCGTGGAACGCCTGGCCGCGGAGGAGATGCCGCTCGCCGGCCTTGTCCTCAACCGGGTGCACGGCAGCGAGGCCGCACGGCTTTCCGCGGAGCGGGCGCTGGCCGCCGCAGAAAATCTTGAGAGCGCCGGCATTGTGGATCAGACGGCCGGGAAGGCTGGCCTTGGTGACACGGCGGACCCGGCGGCCGCGGTCCCGCCCGAAGCCCCCCAGCCACCGCTCTCCCCCGAGCCCGGCGACGAGACGCACCGACACGAGCCGACGCAGCACGACGCGACGCCCCGTGAGCACGACACAGCCGCCGCGGACGACGTGTCCGTCGAGCAGCTGACCGCGGGCCTGCTTCGGCTGCACGCCGAGCGGATGCAGGTCGTCGCGCGCGAACAGCACACCCGTGACCGCTTCACGACGCTCCACCCCGAGGTCCTGGTGACCGAGGTGGCCGCGCTGCCCGGTGACGTGCACGACCTCTCCGGCCTCAGGGCCATCGGGGAACGGCTCGCGACCGGTTCCGCTCCGGCCGGAGCTGCTTAG
- a CDS encoding ArsA family ATPase, whose product MSRFQVVSGKGGTGKTTVAAALALALATEGRRTLLVEVEGRQGIAQLFESEALPYEERRIAVAPGGGEVHALAIDAERALLDYLQMFYKLGSAGRALKKLGAIDFATTIAPGVRDVLLTGKACEAVRRKDKQGRFVYDHVIMDAPPTGRITRFLNVNDEVAGLARIGPIHNQAQAVMKVLKSPETAVHLVTLLEEMPVQETADGLAELRAAELPVGRIVVNMVRPHLLDEDALRTASGGRRKEIAKTLTRAGVTGSAGLVRPLVAQAAEHAQRVGLEREQRAVLAGLGLPMSELPLMGEGVSLSGLYELAEEFRKQGVGDDTADEAGQRSGAGRRRATGEGAGS is encoded by the coding sequence GTGAGCAGGTTCCAGGTCGTCAGCGGCAAGGGCGGGACCGGTAAGACCACGGTCGCCGCCGCACTCGCGCTCGCCCTCGCGACCGAGGGCAGGCGCACCCTCCTGGTCGAGGTCGAGGGCAGGCAGGGCATCGCCCAGCTCTTCGAGTCCGAGGCCCTCCCCTACGAGGAACGCCGGATCGCGGTGGCGCCCGGCGGCGGCGAGGTCCACGCCCTCGCCATCGACGCCGAGCGCGCGCTCCTGGACTACCTCCAGATGTTCTACAAGCTGGGCAGCGCCGGCCGGGCGCTGAAGAAGCTCGGCGCGATCGACTTCGCCACCACCATCGCGCCGGGGGTCCGGGACGTCCTGCTGACCGGCAAGGCGTGCGAGGCCGTGCGGCGCAAGGACAAGCAGGGCAGGTTCGTCTACGACCACGTGATCATGGACGCCCCTCCCACCGGGCGCATCACCCGCTTCCTCAACGTGAACGACGAGGTGGCCGGGCTGGCCCGGATCGGCCCGATACACAATCAGGCACAGGCCGTGATGAAGGTCCTGAAGTCCCCCGAGACCGCGGTCCACCTCGTGACGCTCCTGGAGGAGATGCCGGTCCAGGAAACCGCGGACGGCCTCGCGGAGCTGCGGGCCGCGGAACTGCCCGTGGGCCGGATCGTCGTGAACATGGTGCGGCCGCACCTGCTGGACGAGGACGCGCTGCGCACCGCGTCGGGCGGCCGGCGCAAGGAGATCGCGAAGACACTCACCCGGGCGGGCGTGACCGGTTCCGCGGGACTCGTGCGGCCCCTGGTCGCTCAGGCGGCCGAGCACGCCCAGCGGGTCGGTCTGGAACGCGAACAGCGCGCTGTGCTGGCCGGGCTGGGACTGCCCATGTCCGAGCTTCCGCTGATGGGCGAGGGCGTGAGCCTGTCCGGGCTGTACGAGCTGGCCGAGGAGTTCCGCAAACAGGGCGTCGGCGACGACACGGCGGACGAGGCGGGGCAGAGGTCCGGGGCCGGCAGGCGACGGGCAACGGGAGAAGGGGCGGGTTCATGA
- a CDS encoding DUF4177 domain-containing protein, whose translation MTKWEYATVPLLVHATKQILDTWGEDGWELVQVVPGPNNPEQLVAYLKREKA comes from the coding sequence ATGACCAAGTGGGAATACGCGACCGTGCCCCTTCTCGTGCACGCGACCAAGCAGATTCTGGACACCTGGGGCGAGGACGGCTGGGAGCTGGTCCAGGTCGTTCCCGGCCCGAACAACCCCGAGCAGCTCGTGGCCTACCTGAAGCGGGAGAAGGCCTAG
- a CDS encoding RidA family protein, whose amino-acid sequence MAGAVEAKLAELGLALPDVVPPLASYQPAVRSGVYVYTSGQLPMLDGKLAVTGKVGAEVTADEAKELARTCALNALAAVKSVAGDLDRIARVVKVVGFVASASDFTGQPGVINGASELLGAVLGDKGVHARSAVGVAVLPLDAPVEVEIQVELVEA is encoded by the coding sequence GTGGCGGGCGCCGTCGAGGCGAAGCTCGCCGAGCTCGGCCTGGCGCTCCCCGACGTCGTACCGCCGCTTGCCTCCTATCAGCCGGCGGTGCGGTCCGGGGTGTACGTGTACACCTCCGGCCAGCTCCCGATGCTGGACGGCAAGCTCGCCGTGACGGGCAAGGTCGGCGCCGAGGTGACGGCGGACGAGGCCAAGGAGCTCGCCAGGACCTGTGCGCTGAACGCCCTGGCGGCCGTGAAGTCGGTCGCCGGTGACCTGGACCGGATCGCCCGCGTCGTGAAGGTCGTGGGCTTCGTCGCCTCCGCGTCCGACTTCACCGGGCAGCCGGGCGTGATCAACGGTGCGAGCGAACTGCTGGGCGCCGTCCTGGGCGACAAGGGTGTGCATGCCCGCAGCGCCGTCGGTGTGGCGGTGCTGCCGCTGGACGCGCCCGTCGAGGTCGAGATCCAGGTCGAGCTCGTCGAGGCCTGA